One stretch of Xiphophorus maculatus strain JP 163 A chromosome 19, X_maculatus-5.0-male, whole genome shotgun sequence DNA includes these proteins:
- the c19h20orf194 gene encoding uncharacterized protein C20orf194 homolog, with protein MAGIRRVNGKLSGVNPAVSCSRLRQVQALLCEGGSVTPDGILCSLGIDSRYNEGCTELAKYLFYGLYERNQPNLEHAFDDVPEEMLDDVILLIKAECVHLYCNPLNYSYLLPYVSHWRNLQLYCMTEAEYEDEEAAEEFKISSFVTMVQDCQRIGVAYSSQGHIQKFDVFMVEKWPLIQAFALEGIGGGSFFTIKYKIVDMSEKLWQVYTRLDPVSLDNLLTEDLGIFEKQWSNFFSRIDLESHLSILDLSEAQAGEAFRTFYCHGLISNNISDKSKSRQPFVLFGKHSTSEDLENISFNFPSESHQVRNTGPQGSAARHMILQCVAPKGPLSCSRTYFFGTTHTPYLGIQMPEQKKTEVLVASQIYSAVVQGVFSGIKCYSSTSSFTEAKDDAVNSFLLALDSMDLGHYRTHLRSKCEFSIQATNNRGLVIPLTDEGSRYLVKTASLIVRDIPDLQENRGEFGTVLYSESFLESSINIQQRDGTVSSDSCYAILTANVPRYACWLMESDVKQSEQALHLAMKEGGSYLGASLTEADAAYVFSGGQLCSPEEGKIRFFSEGLLFFHSQFGCITLSKDHIRKIVFYLPDSCSVGSLFVEYESSLFPHLPFPLHSSDQCLLFALQPRSKSYKAFFAEVLPVWKDPEAGFGLQLLDQEQLSLNQRNMHTRVQKLHDSQEPPVAKRRDNLKTSHSKLPEQEMFLQHFALSSIGQEPILYDHLEALFPSAELTKQAHEKGDKVMINIITGLPGSHKNILSYFLVDQTKEDGMWVVYEPDSFSTSHLQQYLSSFLESRRGRGKPRLLLLTPGYTDVLDVVQAVLLHPDAAVRARFAVGAVTACVNPLASCMEHWFAFPKLLEQCSQGIVSTVVFTGLTAEQKHPLMQHVQQLVRSANPTAAFIPAERGAVTRDEDVSLILSESSFGEPQMLRARYVLYPGWCKGRFFSGSGTVSVAQQRVAFSRPLERPLFVIRCKAIKSSLKSSPFRGNVYNIWGKVTFSDSAGLMDVRFNAVSGSLTIIPDKTPLHKETSPSCYLTFDGVGLIQDELKAWLRLCTKQKQAKKTKKTPNTLSTQEIQSIHVARHLDPLPPGYFYNGYQYVDIFGEKRSFHPNMEEFIKEYISEANEEIEQFNRQLELQEEPDLFGP; from the exons ATGGCCGGTATACGCAGAGTAAACGGGAAATTGTCTGGAGTTAACCCCGCTGTCAG TTGCTCTCGCCTGCGTCAGGTTCAAGCCCTGCTCTGCGAAGGAGGCTCCGTCACCCCGGATGGCATTTTGTGCTCTCTCG gAATAGACAGTAGATATAATGAGGGATGCACAGAGCTGGCAAAATACCTTTTCTATGGGCTGTATGAACGGAACCAGCCAAACCTGGAGCATGCCTTTGATGATGTTCCTGAGGAAATGCTGGAcg ATGTGATCCTATTGATAAAGGCAGAGTGCGTCCATCTCTACTGCAACCCGCTGAACTACAGTTACCTGTTGCCTTATGTGTCACACTGGAGGAACCTGCAGCTCTATTGCATGACAGAGGCTGAG TATGAAGACGAAGAAGCAGCGGAAGAATTCAAAATCTCCAGCTTTGTCACGATGGTGCAGGACTGCCAGCGCATTGGAGTTGCATACAGCTCCCAGG ggcACATCCAGAAGTTTGATGTGTTTATGGTGGAAAAGTGGCCCCTGATTCAAGCGTTTGCCCTTGAAGGGATAGGCGGTGGGAGCTTTTTTACCATCAAATACAAG ATTGTGGATATGAGTGAGAAGCTATGGCAGGTTTACACCAGACTCGACCCAGTGTCCCTGGATAATCTCTTAACAGAG GACCTGGGAATCTTTGAGAAGCAGTGGAGCAACTTCTTCTCCCGCATCGACCTGGAGAGTCATCTCTCCATCTTGGATCTGTCTGAGGCACAGGCAGGAGAG GCTTTCCGTACTTTCTACTGTCACGGGCTGATTTCAAACAACATCTCAGATAAAAG TAAAAGTCGGCAGCCCTTCGTGCTGTTTGGAAAGCACTCCACCTCTGAGGACCTGGAGAACATTTCCTTCAACTTTCCCTCAGAGAGTCATCAGGTCCGCAACACGGGGCCTCAGGGTTCTGCTGCCAGACACATG ATTCTACAGTGTGTGGCCCCCAAGGGCCCTTTGTCCTGTTCACGAACATATTTCTTTGGGACTACTCATACCCCGTATCTTG GGATTCAGATGCCAGAGCAAAAGAAAACCGAAGTCTT AGTAGCATCACAGATTTACTCTGCTGTGGTTCAAGGAGTCTTCTCTGGAATAAAATGCTACTCCAGTACTTCCAGTTTTACCGAG GCTAAAGATGATGCGGTGAACTCGTTTCTTCTGGCGCTGGACTCGATGGATTTAGGCCACTATCGCACTCATCTCAG GTCAAAATGTGAATTCAGCATTCAAGCCACAAATAATCGAGGACT TGTAATTCCTCTGACTGACGAAGGCAGCCGTTACCTAGTCAAAACG GCTTCCCTGATCGTCAGAGACATCCCAGACCTGCAGGAGAACAGGGGAGAGTTTGGCACCGTGCTCTACTCTGAATCTTTTCTGGAGTCCAGCATCAACATTCAGCAGAGAG ATGGCACTGTGTCCTCAGACAGCTGCTACGCCATCCTGACTGCAAATGTTCCCCGCTACGCCTGCTggctg atggaaTCTGACGTCAAGCAGTCAGAACAAGCCCTGCATCTCGCTATG AAAGAGGGTGGCAGTTATCTGGGAGCTTCTCTGACTGAAGCAGATGCTGCTTATGTGTTCTCCGGTGGCCAGCTCTGCTCACCtgaggaag GTAAAATCAGGTTTTTCTCTGAGGGACTCCTGTTCTTCCACTCTCAATTTGGGTGCATCACTCTCTCGAAGGATCACATTCGTAAAATCGTCTTTTATCTCCCg GACTCCTGCAGTGTGGGCTCTCTGTTTGTAGAGTACGAGAGCAGCCTGTTCCCACACCTTCCGTTCCCTCTGCACAGCTCTGATCAGTGTCTGCTCTTTGCTCTTCAGCCTAGATCTAAGAGCTACAAGGCCTTCTTTGCCGAG GTTTTGCCAGTGTGGAAAGATCCAGAAGCTGGATTTGGCTTGCAGCTGTTGGACCAAGAACAGCTGTCCTTGAACCAAAGAAACAT gcacacCAGAGTCCAGAAGCTACATGACAGCCAGGAGCCGCCCGTTGCTAAGCGCAGAGACAACCTCAAGACTTCACACTCCAAGCTGCCAGAGCAGGAAAT GTTTCTTCAGCACTTTGCTTTGAGCAGCATCGGCCAGGAGCCCATTCTCTACGACCACCTGGAGGCGCTGTTCCCCTCTGCAGAGCTCACTAAACAAGCCCATGAGAAGGGAGACAAG GTTATGATTAACATCATCACCGGACTGCCAGGAAGCCATAAGAACATCCTTTCTTACTTCTTAGTGGACCAAACCAAAGAAGATGGAAT GTGGGTGGTGTATGAACCCGACAGCTTCTCAACCTCACACCTCCAGCAGTATTTGTCGAGCTTCCTAGAGAGCCGAAGAGGACGAGGCAAGCCTCGCCTGTTGCTGCTCACACCCGG ATACACAGACGTTCTGGATGTGGTCCAGGCTGTGCTGCTCCACCCAGATGCGGCCGTCCGGGCTCGTTTCGCCGTCGGTGCCGTCACAGCCTGTGTGAACCCGCTGGCGTCTTGTATGGAACACTG GTTTGCTTTTCCCAAGCTGTTGGAACAGTGCAGTCAAG GTATTGTGAGTACAGTGGTGTTCACGGGGctgacagcagagcagaagcaCCCTCTCATGCAGCATGTTCAGCAGTTGGTACGCTCCGCTAACCCCACCGCTGCCTTCATACCGGCGGAGAGAGGAGCTGTCACCAG GGACGAAGATGTGAGCCTGATACTGTCTGAGAGCAGCTTCGGCGAGCCGCAGATGCTGAGAGCGCGCTACGTCCTCTACCCTGGATG GTGCAAAGGACGCTTCTTCTCTGGCTCGGGGACTGTGAGCGTCGCCCAGCAGCGTGTGGCTTTCAGCCGACCCCTAGAGAGGCCTCTGTTTGTCATCCGCTGTAAAg CAATCAAGTCGTCATTAAAGTCGAGTCCATTCAGAGGAAATGTTTACAATATTTGGGGGAAAGTCACATTTTCAG ACTCGGCTGGATTGATGGATGTGCGCTTCAATGCGGTTAGCGGGAGTCTGACCATCATCCCGGACAAGACCCCACTCCACAAAGAGACCAGCCCCTCCTGCTACCTGACCTTCGACGGGGTTGGTCTCATCCAGGACGAGCTGAAGGCCTGGTTGAGACTCTGTACCAAACAG AAGCAGgccaagaaaacaaagaagactCCAAACACCCTGTCGACACAAGAAATCCAGAGCATACAT GTGGCCCGACACTTGGATCCACTGCCACCAGGTTATTTCTACAATGGCTATCAATACGTCGACATCTTCGGAGAAAAAAGGAGCTTCCATCCCA
- the LOC111612154 gene encoding troponin T-like: protein MNTLKQKAQEAEEKEQVFMEKVRKEEERRTKEMEDLKIRHAEERRKEAEGKKPQHETDRENIQQAMMSHSSMLQLQAKPPDE from the exons ATGAACACGCTAAAGCAGAAGGCGCAAGAGGCGGAGGAGAAAGAACAGGTTTTTATGGAGAAGGTgagaaaagaggaggagagaagaacCAAGGAAATGGAGGACCTGAAGATAAGACATGcagaggaaagaaggaaggaggcagagggaaaaaaaccccaacatgaAACGGACAGAGAGAATATTCAGCAGGCAATGATGAGCCACAGCTccatgctgcagctgcaggcaaAACCGCCTGATG agtGA